The DNA segment TTCCGATCCTCTCGGTCTACCTGAACAACTACGAGATGGCCTCGTACGACACGCCGTTCTACGGCGACTGGGCCGACGTCGCTGAGGGGCTGAACTGCTACGGCGAGCGCGTCGAGGACCCCGACGAACTCGGCGCGGCGATCGAGCGCGGCATCGAGAAGACCGAGGAGGGGACGCCGGCGTTGATCGAGGTGATCACCTCGAAGGAGACCGAGATCTCGCGACCCGACCTCGAGTAGCTGCCTCGTCGGCGCCGACGGGAACGTTTATTATCGCGACCGAGTTCTTCCGTCACATGGGTACGGATGGCACGCACGGCGAACGGATACTCGACGGTATCACGGTGGTCGACCTCTCGACGTTCGTCACCGGTGGGTTCGCGACGATGATGCTGGCGAACCAGGGTGCGGAGGTGATCAAGGTCGAACGGCCCGAGCTCGGCGACGACAGCCGCCACTCGGGGCCGCCGTTCGTCGACGTCGAGGGGTACGAGGGGCCCGGGCGACCCGCCTCGCCCCACGGCGAGTCGCCGTACTTCTGGACGGTCAACTACGACAAGCGGAGCGTCGAGCTCAACCTCAAGTCCGACGAGGCGCTCGAGGTGCTGTTCGACCTGATCGAGGAGGCCGACGTCGTCGTCGAGAACTTCCGACCGGGAACCGCCGAACGCCTCGGCATCGCCTACGAGGACGTCCGCGCGGTCAACGAGCAGGCGATCTACTGTTCGATCTCAGCGTTCGGCGAGACGGGGCCGTGGAGCGACCGTCCCGGTTACGACCTGCTCGTCCAGGGCATGAGCGGGATCATGAGCGTCACCGGCGAGGAGGACGGCGACCCCGTGAAGGTGGGACTCCCCCAGACCGACCTCATCACGGCGATGTGGGCCGCCTTCGGAATCGTCGGCGCACTGTATCGGCGCGAACGGACGGGCGAGGGCGAGCGCGTCGAGCTGGGGATGCTCGATGCGGCGCTGCCGTGGCTCACGAAGCAGGCCGCGAAGTCGTTCGTCGGCGAGAAACCGGGGCGGATGGGGACGAAGGACCCCGTGTTGGCGCCCTACCAGAGCTACCCGACCGCCGACGGCTACCTGAACGTCGCCTGTGGCAACCAGAAGCTCTGGGAGGGCTTCTGTGAGGAGATCGGCCGAGCGGAACTCGCGGACGATCCGCGCTTCGAGTCCAACGCCGACCGCGTCGAACACATGGACGAACTCGAGGCAGAGCTGTCGGAGACGCTCTCGGAGCGGACGACCGACGAGTGGGTCGAGCGGTTGGCCGAGAACGCCGGCCTGCCGGTCGGACCGGTGTTCGAGGTGAGCGAGGCGCTCGGAAACGAGCAGGTCGAGGCCCGCGACGTCGTTCGAACGCTCGAGCACCCGGCCGCCGGCGAGATTCCGAGCATCGAGCATCCGCTCAACTTCGAGCACGCCGACAGCGGGTTCGAGGCGGCGCCGCCGCTGCTCGGCGAGGACACCGACGCGGTCCTCGGCGAACTCGGCTACTCGCGCGAGCGGATCGAGGAGCTGCGTGCGGCCGGCGCGGTGCCCGAGGAGTGACCGCCACGAGCACAGCCACGAGTTTATGAGCACGGACCACCGAACGGACATCATCGAGAATGGCTAGCACTAACCAGAACCAGGCGGGAGAGCCGGCGACCGACGGACGAGCGGACTACGACTACCAGGGTGACGAGGTCGAGCGACCCGACATGGTCGACGACCTCGAGGGGATCGTCGACGGCGACGTCCGGTTCGACGAGTACTCGCGGGAGCTCTACGCGACCGACGCGAGCGCCTACGAGGTATTGCCCATCGGCGTCGTGTTCCCCACCTCGACCGAGGACGTCTCGGCGGTCGTCTCCTACTGTGCGGAGCGGGAGATCCCCGTCCTCCCACGGGGGGGCGGCACCAGCCTCGCGGGCCAGGCGGTCAACGAGGCTGTCGTTCTCGACTTCAGTCGGTTCATGAACGGGATCGTCGACGTGGATCCCGAGGGTCGACGCGCTCGCGCACGGGCGGGGATAACGCTGGGAGAACTCAACCGCACGCTCGAGCCCCACGGGCTGAAGTTCGCGCCCGACCCCTCGACCGCCGATCGGAGCGCCCTCGGAGGTGCCATCGGCAACAACACCACCGGCGCCCACTCGCTGAAGTACGGCAAGACCGACGCCTACGTCGAGGAGGTCGAAGCGGTGCTCTCGGACGGGAGCGTTCACACGTTCGGCGAGATCGAGATCGAGGAACTCCGCGAACGAGCCGATCCGGACGGCGACCTCGTCGAACGCATCCACGCCGAGGTGGTTCGGATCATCGACGAGGAGGGCGACGCCGTCGAGGAGGCGTATCCGAGCATCAAGCGCAACGTCTCGGGCTACAACCTCGACGTGCTGATCGAGGAAGCTCGGGGGAAGGGTGCCACCGAGGAGGGGACGGTCAACCTCGCGCGGCTGCTCGTCGGCAGCGAGGGCACGCTCGCGATCGTCACCGAGGCGGAGGTCTCGCTTGAGCCGATCCCCGAGACGAAGGCGCTCGGTCTGCTCACCTACCACAGCCTGCTCGACGCGATGGAGGACGTCGGCGCGATCCTCGAACACGACCCCGCCGCCGTCGAGGTGCTCGACGGCGTGTTGCTCGAACTCGCGCGCGATCTCGAGGAGTTCAAGGACGTCGTCGGAATCCTGCCCGACGAGACGGACACGTTCCTCCTCGTCGAGTTCTACGCCGACGGCGACGAGGAACGCCGGGAGAGCGTCGAGACGTTGCTCGCCGATCGCGTCGGCGACGTCGCCTTCGACGGGCTCTCCGCGTTCGATCCCGACGAGCAGAAGGCCTTCTGGAAGATGCGAAAGGCGTCGACGCCGATCCTGCTCTCCCGGACGACGGACGAGAAGCACATTGCGTTCATCGAGGACATCGCCATCCCGCCCGAGCACCTCCCGGAGTACACCGCCGACTTCCAGCAGGTGTTCGAGGACCATGACACGTTCGGCAGCTTCTACGCCCACGCGGGACCGGGCTGCATGCACGTCCGCCCGCTGGTCAACACCAAGACCACCGAGGGCGTCGAGACGATGGTCTCGATCTCGGACGCGGCGACGGACCTCGCCGTGAAGTACGGGGGTAGCGTCTCGGGCGAGCACGGCGACGGCCGCGCACGGACCCAGTGGAACAAGAAGCTCTACGGCGAGCGCCTCTGGGAGGTCTTTCGTGACCTCAAGACCGCGTTCGATCCCGACTGGTTGTTGAACCCTGGTTCCGTGTGTGGCGACTTCGACATGAGCGAGAACCTCCGTCACGACCCCGACTACGAGTTCGAGGCGGGGTTCGAGCCCCGTCTCAACTGGGAGAACGAGAACGGCTTTCAGGGGATGGCCGAGCTTTGCCATGGGTGTGGCGGCTGTCGGACGAGCCAGGAGGGCGCCGGCGGCGTGATGTGCCCGACGTACCGCGCCTCCCGCGAGGAGATCACCTCGACGCGGGGTCGCGCGAACATGCTCCGGCAGGCGATGAGCGGCGACCTCCCCGAGGAGCAGTTCGCCTCGGAGTTCATGCAGGAGGTGATGGAGCTCTGCATCGGCTGTAAGGGCTGTGCGAGGGACTGTCCCAGCGAGGTGGACATGGCGAAGCTGAAGGTCGAACTCACCCACGAACACCACGAACGCCACGGCGTCGACCTGCGTTCGCGCGTGTTCGCGAACATCGACGCGCTCTCGGATCTCGGCAGCGCGACGGCGCCGGTCTCGAACTGGCTCCAGCGACTGCCGGGGTCGGGAATTCTGACGGAGAAGACGCTGGGGATCGCCCGCGAGCGATCCTTGCCGGAGTTCCACGCCGAGACGCTCACGGAGTGGTTCGAGGAGCGCGGGCCCCGCGTGAGCGAAGAGGACGCCGACCGGAAGGCGCTCCTGTTCCCGGACGCCTTCACCGACCACAACAGCCCCGACGCGGGCAAGGCCGCGATCCGGGTGCTCGAGGCGGCGGGCGTCCACGTGAAGATCCCCGACGGCGTGACCGGCAGCGGCCGGCCCGCCTACTCGAAGGGGATGATCGAGAAGGCGCGCACCCAGGCCGACCGGAACGTCACCGCGCTCGCCCACTACGTCAACGACGGCTGGGACGTCGTCGTCGTCGAACCCTCGGACGCGGTGATGTTCCAGCTCGACTACCTCGACCTCCTGTCCGGAGACGCGGTCGAACGCCTCGCACAGAACACCTATGGCGTCATGGAGTACGTCGACCGGTTCCGCCTCGACGAGGGGATGGCGTTCGCCGACGTGGGCGAGTCGCTCACCTACCACGGTCACTGTCACCAGAAGGCGATCAAGAAGGAGCACCACGCGGTGGGCGTCCTTCGCCGGGCGGGCTACGAGGTCGACCCGCTCGATTCGGGCTGCTGTGGGATGGCGGGATCGTTCGGCTACGAGGCCGAACACTACTCGATGAGCCAGGCGATCGGCTCGGTGTTGTTCGACCAGATCGACTCGAGCGACGGCGAGCGCGTCGTCGCTCCGGGCTCGTCGTGTCGCAGCCAGATCGGCGACGAGTACGACGAGAAGCCGCCACACCCGGTCAGGAAGCTGGCCGACGCGCTGGCATAGCCGTCGGCCGCCGTACCTCGGCTCCCGTCTTACGGGAGTCCCAGCACCCGCTTCGGGTTCTCGTAGACGACGTTCCTGACGTCCTCGGGCTCGACGCCCAGTCGGAGGAGATCGAGCGTCATCCGCCGCATCGTGAGCGCCGCGTCGTCGGCGTAGAGGCCGGCCAGCAGGTCCGAATCGACCATGACCCGCTCGGAGCCGTACTCCTCGATCACCCCCGCAACGTCCTCGGGGCCGACCGCCTCCGTCTGGCGGACCAGCGAGAAGCTCAGATAGCAGCCGGTCTCCTCGAGGACGTAGCCGGCGATGTCGGGGTGGCCGTGGTCGATCACCAGCCGATCGTGCGCCAGCCCCACCTCGTCGGCGACCTCGACGTCGATCCGTGCAGCCTCCCGTTTCGCGTTCGCCACGTCGAACCCCGGGTCGGGGTCGGTCTTGGGGGCCCCTTCGTAGGCGAACTTGTGATCGAACGTACGACCGAACTGCGCCGGGACGGATCCCTCGGGCGGCGACTCGTCTCGATCGCCGGGCGTGTGTAGGATCACCGGCAGTCCCTGCTCGTCTGCGATCCGCATCTGCTCGGCGAGCACGGCCCGCTGTTCGTCGATCGGCCACGACGAGACCGACTGGACCGGGTCGACCCCCGTCTCCCCGACGGCGACGACCTCCTCGAGCGCGCAGTACTCGGGGAGGACCTCGAGCAGCTCGTCGACGCCCTCGATCCGGGCGCCGAAGTGGATCGCGGTCGCGAGGTAGACGTCGAAGAAGTGGTTTCGCGAGATCTCGCCGGCACGGCGCAGCGCCTCGTCCCACAGGAATCGCCAGTCGTC comes from the Halalkalicoccus sp. CG83 genome and includes:
- a CDS encoding FAD-binding and (Fe-S)-binding domain-containing protein, translating into MASTNQNQAGEPATDGRADYDYQGDEVERPDMVDDLEGIVDGDVRFDEYSRELYATDASAYEVLPIGVVFPTSTEDVSAVVSYCAEREIPVLPRGGGTSLAGQAVNEAVVLDFSRFMNGIVDVDPEGRRARARAGITLGELNRTLEPHGLKFAPDPSTADRSALGGAIGNNTTGAHSLKYGKTDAYVEEVEAVLSDGSVHTFGEIEIEELRERADPDGDLVERIHAEVVRIIDEEGDAVEEAYPSIKRNVSGYNLDVLIEEARGKGATEEGTVNLARLLVGSEGTLAIVTEAEVSLEPIPETKALGLLTYHSLLDAMEDVGAILEHDPAAVEVLDGVLLELARDLEEFKDVVGILPDETDTFLLVEFYADGDEERRESVETLLADRVGDVAFDGLSAFDPDEQKAFWKMRKASTPILLSRTTDEKHIAFIEDIAIPPEHLPEYTADFQQVFEDHDTFGSFYAHAGPGCMHVRPLVNTKTTEGVETMVSISDAATDLAVKYGGSVSGEHGDGRARTQWNKKLYGERLWEVFRDLKTAFDPDWLLNPGSVCGDFDMSENLRHDPDYEFEAGFEPRLNWENENGFQGMAELCHGCGGCRTSQEGAGGVMCPTYRASREEITSTRGRANMLRQAMSGDLPEEQFASEFMQEVMELCIGCKGCARDCPSEVDMAKLKVELTHEHHERHGVDLRSRVFANIDALSDLGSATAPVSNWLQRLPGSGILTEKTLGIARERSLPEFHAETLTEWFEERGPRVSEEDADRKALLFPDAFTDHNSPDAGKAAIRVLEAAGVHVKIPDGVTGSGRPAYSKGMIEKARTQADRNVTALAHYVNDGWDVVVVEPSDAVMFQLDYLDLLSGDAVERLAQNTYGVMEYVDRFRLDEGMAFADVGESLTYHGHCHQKAIKKEHHAVGVLRRAGYEVDPLDSGCCGMAGSFGYEAEHYSMSQAIGSVLFDQIDSSDGERVVAPGSSCRSQIGDEYDEKPPHPVRKLADALA
- a CDS encoding CaiB/BaiF CoA transferase family protein; this translates as MGTDGTHGERILDGITVVDLSTFVTGGFATMMLANQGAEVIKVERPELGDDSRHSGPPFVDVEGYEGPGRPASPHGESPYFWTVNYDKRSVELNLKSDEALEVLFDLIEEADVVVENFRPGTAERLGIAYEDVRAVNEQAIYCSISAFGETGPWSDRPGYDLLVQGMSGIMSVTGEEDGDPVKVGLPQTDLITAMWAAFGIVGALYRRERTGEGERVELGMLDAALPWLTKQAAKSFVGEKPGRMGTKDPVLAPYQSYPTADGYLNVACGNQKLWEGFCEEIGRAELADDPRFESNADRVEHMDELEAELSETLSERTTDEWVERLAENAGLPVGPVFEVSEALGNEQVEARDVVRTLEHPAAGEIPSIEHPLNFEHADSGFEAAPPLLGEDTDAVLGELGYSRERIEELRAAGAVPEE
- a CDS encoding TatD family hydrolase; protein product: MNERKRERDYPTKRPTAAIDDEAAGYERPYPPEAAEIPWIDVHQHTGTLSWEHHEKMDVSGARAVVMIASSYFQIPYRPIEPDDWRFLWDEALRRAGEISRNHFFDVYLATAIHFGARIEGVDELLEVLPEYCALEEVVAVGETGVDPVQSVSSWPIDEQRAVLAEQMRIADEQGLPVILHTPGDRDESPPEGSVPAQFGRTFDHKFAYEGAPKTDPDPGFDVANAKREAARIDVEVADEVGLAHDRLVIDHGHPDIAGYVLEETGCYLSFSLVRQTEAVGPEDVAGVIEEYGSERVMVDSDLLAGLYADDAALTMRRMTLDLLRLGVEPEDVRNVVYENPKRVLGLP